One genomic window of Sodaliphilus pleomorphus includes the following:
- the secA gene encoding preprotein translocase subunit SecA: MNLNGILKSIFGSKSERDVKKLKPTLDKIKAIYPEISQLSNDQLRERTQEIRQSIAQYVQPQRDEIARIKSEIETLDYEQREPLWDKIDKLEKEVLDRIEDKLNEVLPEVFAIVKDTARRFAENETLEVTATDFDRQLAAQGKDFLHIEGDKAIYQNHWMAGGNEVTWDMVHYDVQLIGGIVLHQGKIAEMATGEGKTLVATLPVFLNALAGNGVHMVTVNDYLAKRDSEWMGPLYEFHGMSVACIDKTRPNSPERRAAYNCDITFGTNAEFGFDYLRDNMAMTPEDLVQRSHNFAIVDEVDSVLIDDARTPLIISGPVPNKTGDEMFDQFKPNVQRVYEAQRRLVTSLLSDARKKMGSDDPKEAEEGVLLLYRAFKGLPKYKPLIKFLSEEGVKTAMLKTEARYMQDNSRDMHIVTDPLYFIIDEQNNTVELTDKGIDVLTEGTDDPKFFVLPDIAAELSEVTNMPLSDDEKVAKRDELLQNYSLKAERVHTVTQLLKAYTLFNRDEEYIVDNENKVKIVDEQTGRVMEGRRYSDGLHQAIEAKEGVKVEAATQTFATITLQNYFRMYHKLAGMTGTAETEAGEFWEIYKLDVVTIPTNKPVIRDDQPDRVYKTAKEKFNAVIDEIEKMRNAGRPCLVGTTSVDVSEMLSRMLKLRHIPHQLLNAKPERTAVESDIVAQAGQQDENGLGVVTIATNMAGRGTDIKLSPAVKEAGGLAIIGTERHESRRVDRQLRGRAGRQGDPGSSVFFVSFEDKVMRLFAGEKTVKLLDRLGLKDGEAIESPMVTKSIENAQKRVEENNFGIRKHTLEYDDVVNAQRKVIYTRRRHALMGERIGIDIINTIYEAVEDVVNKFNDEEYEDFKMQVLTTFAIEPQFGDDEYRKMDAGERVDKLYDEVVAGFRRKTERLCDVAYPVISNIVDQQRASGAETPTGLIRVPIGDGRRLFGIVVDIKEAYESQCKSLAKAWQKAVLLLSIDENWKVHLRELDQLRQSVQNASYEQKDPLVIYKEEAFHLFEGMLADLNNKAVSTLMRGAIPESAGDPDSVQRAPEPERNAQRQRYNANRGDDALEEARRANQAAAQSASRNPQAQRPTAPVHVGPKIGRNDPCPCGSGKKYKNCHGRGLV, encoded by the coding sequence ATGAATCTTAATGGAATTTTAAAGTCGATATTCGGCAGCAAGAGCGAGCGCGACGTGAAGAAATTGAAGCCCACGCTCGACAAAATCAAGGCTATCTATCCCGAGATTTCCCAGCTGTCGAACGACCAGCTGCGTGAGCGCACACAAGAAATACGCCAGTCGATAGCACAGTATGTGCAGCCACAGCGCGACGAGATTGCCCGCATCAAGAGCGAGATCGAGACCCTCGACTACGAGCAGCGCGAGCCTCTGTGGGACAAAATCGACAAGCTCGAGAAGGAGGTGCTCGACCGCATCGAGGACAAGCTCAACGAGGTGCTGCCCGAGGTGTTTGCCATCGTCAAGGACACCGCCCGCCGCTTTGCCGAGAACGAGACCCTCGAGGTCACTGCCACCGACTTCGACCGCCAGCTTGCCGCCCAGGGCAAGGACTTCTTGCACATCGAGGGCGACAAGGCCATCTACCAGAACCACTGGATGGCCGGCGGCAACGAGGTCACGTGGGACATGGTGCACTACGACGTGCAGCTCATAGGCGGCATTGTGCTTCATCAGGGCAAGATTGCCGAGATGGCCACTGGCGAGGGCAAGACTCTGGTGGCCACGCTGCCTGTATTTCTCAACGCCCTTGCCGGCAACGGCGTGCACATGGTCACCGTCAACGACTACCTGGCCAAGCGTGACTCGGAGTGGATGGGCCCCCTCTATGAGTTCCACGGCATGAGCGTGGCTTGCATCGACAAGACCCGCCCCAACTCGCCCGAGCGCCGTGCTGCCTACAACTGCGACATCACCTTCGGCACCAACGCCGAGTTTGGCTTCGACTACCTGCGCGACAACATGGCCATGACGCCCGAAGACCTCGTGCAGCGCAGCCACAACTTTGCCATCGTCGACGAGGTCGACTCGGTGCTCATCGACGACGCCCGCACGCCCCTCATCATTTCGGGCCCTGTGCCCAACAAGACGGGCGACGAGATGTTTGACCAGTTCAAACCCAATGTGCAACGCGTCTACGAGGCTCAGCGCCGCTTGGTGACCTCGCTCCTGAGCGATGCCCGCAAGAAGATGGGCAGCGACGACCCCAAGGAGGCCGAGGAGGGCGTGCTGCTGCTCTATCGTGCTTTCAAGGGATTGCCCAAGTACAAGCCACTCATTAAGTTCCTCTCTGAGGAGGGCGTGAAGACCGCCATGCTCAAGACCGAGGCCCGCTACATGCAGGACAACAGCCGCGACATGCACATCGTGACCGATCCGCTCTACTTCATCATCGACGAGCAAAACAACACTGTCGAGCTCACCGACAAGGGCATCGACGTGCTCACCGAGGGTACCGACGACCCCAAGTTCTTTGTGCTGCCCGACATCGCCGCCGAGCTCTCGGAGGTGACCAACATGCCACTGTCCGACGACGAGAAAGTGGCCAAGCGCGACGAGCTGTTGCAGAACTACTCGCTCAAGGCCGAGCGCGTGCACACCGTGACACAGCTGCTCAAGGCCTACACCTTGTTTAACCGCGACGAGGAGTATATCGTCGACAACGAGAACAAGGTGAAAATCGTCGATGAGCAGACGGGCCGTGTCATGGAGGGCCGCCGCTACAGCGACGGCTTGCACCAGGCCATCGAGGCCAAGGAGGGCGTGAAGGTGGAAGCCGCCACGCAGACGTTTGCCACCATCACGTTGCAGAATTACTTCCGCATGTATCACAAGCTTGCCGGCATGACCGGTACGGCCGAGACCGAGGCGGGCGAGTTCTGGGAAATCTACAAGCTCGACGTGGTGACCATTCCCACCAACAAACCCGTGATACGCGACGACCAGCCCGACCGCGTCTACAAGACGGCCAAGGAGAAGTTCAACGCTGTGATCGATGAGATTGAGAAGATGCGCAACGCCGGCCGCCCCTGCCTGGTAGGTACCACCTCGGTCGACGTGAGCGAGATGCTGAGCCGCATGCTCAAGCTGCGCCACATCCCTCACCAGCTGCTCAACGCCAAGCCCGAGCGCACCGCTGTGGAAAGCGACATCGTGGCACAGGCCGGACAGCAGGACGAGAACGGCCTGGGCGTGGTCACCATTGCCACCAACATGGCTGGCCGTGGTACCGATATCAAGCTCTCGCCGGCTGTGAAAGAGGCTGGCGGCTTGGCCATCATAGGCACCGAGCGCCACGAGAGCCGTCGCGTCGACCGCCAGTTGCGCGGCCGTGCCGGCCGTCAGGGCGACCCGGGCAGTTCGGTGTTCTTCGTCTCGTTTGAAGACAAGGTCATGCGCCTCTTTGCCGGCGAGAAGACGGTGAAACTGCTCGACCGCCTGGGCTTGAAAGACGGCGAGGCCATCGAGTCGCCCATGGTGACCAAGAGCATCGAGAATGCTCAGAAGCGCGTCGAGGAGAACAACTTCGGCATTCGCAAGCACACGCTCGAGTATGACGACGTGGTCAATGCCCAGCGCAAGGTCATCTACACCCGTCGCCGCCATGCACTCATGGGTGAGCGCATAGGCATCGACATCATCAACACCATCTACGAGGCTGTCGAAGACGTAGTCAACAAGTTCAACGACGAGGAATACGAGGACTTCAAGATGCAGGTGCTCACCACCTTCGCCATCGAGCCCCAATTTGGCGATGACGAGTACCGCAAGATGGATGCCGGCGAGCGCGTCGACAAGCTCTACGACGAGGTCGTGGCAGGTTTCCGCCGCAAGACCGAGCGCCTGTGCGATGTGGCCTACCCCGTGATTAGCAACATCGTCGACCAGCAACGGGCCAGCGGTGCCGAGACGCCCACGGGTCTCATACGCGTGCCCATAGGCGACGGCCGACGCTTGTTTGGCATCGTGGTCGACATCAAGGAGGCCTACGAGAGCCAGTGCAAGTCGCTGGCCAAGGCCTGGCAGAAGGCTGTGTTGCTGCTCTCGATCGACGAGAACTGGAAGGTGCATCTGCGCGAGCTCGACCAGCTGCGCCAAAGCGTGCAGAATGCCAGCTACGAGCAGAAGGATCCTCTTGTCATTTACAAGGAGGAGGCTTTCCACCTCTTTGAGGGCATGCTGGCCGACCTCAACAACAAGGCTGTGTCGACCCTGATGCGTGGCGCCATTCCCGAGAGCGCCGGCGACCCCGACAGCGTGCAGCGTGCACCCGAGCCCGAGCGCAACGCTCAGCGCCAGCGCTACAATGCCAACCGCGGCGACGACGCACTGGAGGAAGCCCGCCGAGCCAACCAGGCAGCTGCCCAGTCGGCCAGCCGCAACCCACAGGCCCAGCGCCCCACAGCCCCTGTGCATGTGGGTCCCAAGATAGGACGCAACGACCCCTGCCCCTGCGGCAGCGGCAAGAAGTACAAGAACTGCCACGGCCGCGGCCTCGTGTAG
- a CDS encoding DUF4105 domain-containing protein: protein MKQSCKVYLLSLFLALQSLLAVSQVSTAGVARAGDVQVSLVTIYPGSNLYEIYGHTELRVTDSLSDTYYNYGLFDFNAPHFVYRFVAGHTDYMCGGLPGYVALREYMGSGRKVVEQVLNLTADQARQVRQLLALNCLPQNATYRYKFLSDNCATRPRDIIERVLGKSLHYHIAAGEKQETYRDIMSHYNGNYPWEAFGIDLALGLSADTVISYRQKLFIPMHLMSAVASATVDRPGGGQEPLVTATRVLNPGSDQGTVLPPTPWWATPLALAVLLLAAVCYATWRDLRRGRLSRLCDSVLFLAYGLAGCIVYFLIFVSTHESTSPNLDGLWLHPFYLLPAVMVWVPRWRKPLLWLHGAMLVEMAVFMIVAPFLPQHFNIAFYPLMLVIVLRSFNYVMLNRNNASQ from the coding sequence GTGAAGCAATCTTGTAAGGTATACCTGTTGTCGCTCTTTTTGGCACTTCAATCGCTGCTGGCAGTCTCCCAGGTGAGCACGGCAGGGGTTGCCCGCGCTGGCGATGTGCAGGTGAGCCTGGTCACGATATATCCAGGAAGCAATCTTTATGAAATCTACGGCCACACCGAGTTGCGTGTGACCGACAGCTTGAGCGACACCTATTACAACTACGGGCTCTTCGACTTCAACGCCCCTCACTTTGTATACCGCTTTGTGGCTGGCCACACCGACTACATGTGCGGCGGCCTGCCGGGCTATGTGGCCCTGAGGGAGTATATGGGCTCGGGGCGCAAGGTGGTGGAACAGGTGCTCAACCTCACTGCTGACCAGGCCCGGCAGGTGCGCCAGTTGCTTGCTCTCAATTGCCTGCCGCAGAATGCCACCTACCGCTACAAGTTCTTGAGCGACAACTGTGCCACGCGGCCGCGCGACATCATCGAGCGGGTGCTGGGCAAGTCGCTGCACTACCACATCGCTGCGGGCGAGAAACAAGAGACCTACCGCGACATCATGTCGCACTACAACGGCAACTACCCGTGGGAGGCCTTCGGCATCGACCTGGCCCTGGGGCTCAGTGCCGACACGGTCATCAGCTACCGGCAGAAGCTGTTCATTCCCATGCATCTCATGAGTGCTGTGGCGTCAGCCACGGTCGACCGCCCAGGCGGCGGCCAGGAGCCGCTGGTCACGGCCACGCGCGTGCTCAACCCTGGCAGCGACCAGGGCACGGTGTTGCCGCCCACCCCCTGGTGGGCCACGCCGCTCGCGCTGGCAGTGCTGCTGCTGGCGGCCGTGTGCTATGCCACATGGCGCGACCTGCGGCGTGGCAGGTTGTCGCGCCTGTGCGACAGCGTGCTCTTTCTCGCCTATGGCCTGGCAGGCTGCATTGTGTATTTCCTGATATTTGTTTCCACCCACGAGTCGACCTCGCCCAACCTCGACGGCCTGTGGCTGCACCCGTTCTACCTGCTGCCGGCGGTGATGGTGTGGGTGCCCAGGTGGCGCAAGCCCCTGCTGTGGCTGCACGGGGCCATGCTGGTTGAAATGGCAGTGTTCATGATTGTGGCACCATTTTTGCCACAACATTTCAACATCGCTTTCTACCCGCTCATGCTGGTGATAGTGCTGCGCTCGTTCAACTATGTAATGCTCAACCGCAACAATGCTTCACAATAG
- a CDS encoding helix-turn-helix domain-containing protein — translation MIIVNLDVVMAKRKVSLNELSKLVGITTANLSILKTGKAKAIRFSTLNAICHVLGCEPGDILEYRSDNEAQP, via the coding sequence ATGATCATAGTAAATTTGGACGTCGTGATGGCAAAGCGAAAAGTGTCGTTGAACGAGCTTTCGAAACTCGTGGGCATAACCACAGCCAACCTGTCGATACTGAAGACCGGTAAAGCCAAGGCAATACGGTTTTCAACACTCAACGCAATATGCCACGTGCTCGGCTGTGAGCCTGGCGACATTCTGGAATATAGAAGCGACAACGAAGCACAGCCATGA
- a CDS encoding outer membrane beta-barrel protein, protein MTAHALHIAFCLLLFGSSECWAQGESDSVSVDSIAQTLPDVLVEGERPIAVVHGSAITYDLPRLIEKKGVSNIYDAIKELPGVTETGETFQLANRDVTISLNGKVLSLTSEQVARLLKSLPASRIEKADVMYSAPAKTQVRGALINIRLRKETSSGAPLEGEGVVACNMQHNAKYGERASVLYNRGKFSLDAMYLHSHGKDYQLTEQETHHKLNDGNVYDIKNAEQRSTKLFGHDYRISAEYDFADNHNISFSYQGSYNHRDIDQLYTGSIYGYTLSNHRTWLHNARLDYQAHFGLKAGIETTYYHDPENQHLSSTTPTQSLSFTVENDQRVNTWRYYLSQEHQLKNDWNLDYGAWYKQAVNHSRQAYRQSSRISYLRQTEDVFNVYAGFGKNWNNRLVLDASLAAEYYHSPQWHEWNLYPTINLTYVPNPSNVWVLSLATEREYPEYWAMNNFTVYSNGGYDEITGNPYIKPAKQWAANLIWVLKNKHQFVAFFNHVDNYFVQTPYMRPDQLVKTYKVLNLNYQQQAGLQAVLSHKFGSWLDSRLTLTGVWMREKCDDYYDIPFDRSIIMGIAKMSNVVTLSSKHGLTMTVDGMVRSKAHQAIYDMPGSGNLDLGVNWQFWHKRATIHVFCNDVFKTSAINPHIDYKGQWLHMNFGCYRQLGISLTVKLGGYKAKKGKTVDTSRFRK, encoded by the coding sequence ATGACAGCCCACGCACTACACATCGCTTTTTGTCTCTTGCTTTTCGGCTCAAGCGAGTGCTGGGCTCAAGGCGAGAGCGATTCTGTCTCGGTCGACAGCATTGCCCAAACCCTGCCCGACGTGCTTGTCGAGGGCGAGCGCCCCATAGCCGTTGTGCATGGCAGCGCTATAACCTACGATTTGCCTCGGCTGATTGAGAAAAAGGGAGTTAGCAATATCTATGATGCCATCAAAGAACTACCTGGAGTGACCGAGACGGGTGAAACATTTCAACTGGCCAACCGAGATGTCACCATCTCGCTGAACGGGAAAGTGCTCTCGCTCACAAGCGAGCAGGTGGCCCGGCTACTGAAGAGCCTGCCGGCAAGCCGAATTGAGAAAGCCGACGTGATGTATTCGGCACCAGCCAAGACACAAGTGCGAGGTGCCTTAATAAACATACGGTTAAGGAAAGAGACCTCGAGCGGTGCCCCGCTTGAAGGAGAGGGTGTTGTTGCCTGCAACATGCAGCACAATGCCAAGTATGGCGAGCGAGCCTCGGTGCTTTATAACAGAGGCAAGTTTTCCCTCGACGCCATGTATCTTCACAGTCATGGCAAGGACTACCAGCTTACCGAACAAGAAACCCACCACAAGCTCAACGATGGTAATGTTTACGATATAAAAAACGCAGAACAGCGCTCTACCAAGCTGTTCGGTCACGACTACCGCATAAGTGCAGAATACGACTTTGCCGACAATCACAACATATCGTTCTCCTATCAAGGGAGCTACAACCACAGAGACATCGACCAATTGTATACCGGGAGCATATATGGCTACACGCTCTCCAACCACCGCACCTGGCTTCACAATGCCCGTCTCGACTATCAGGCTCACTTTGGCCTCAAGGCAGGAATAGAAACAACCTACTACCATGACCCTGAAAATCAACACCTGAGCAGCACCACACCCACCCAAAGCCTTAGCTTCACAGTTGAAAACGACCAGCGTGTAAACACGTGGCGCTACTACCTGTCGCAAGAGCACCAGCTGAAAAACGACTGGAACTTGGACTATGGCGCATGGTACAAGCAGGCGGTCAACCACAGCCGGCAGGCCTATCGCCAGTCAAGCAGAATAAGCTACCTGCGCCAAACCGAAGACGTGTTTAATGTGTATGCCGGTTTTGGCAAGAATTGGAACAACCGTCTTGTCCTTGATGCCTCGCTGGCTGCCGAGTACTATCATTCCCCACAATGGCATGAGTGGAACCTGTATCCCACAATCAATCTAACCTATGTGCCCAATCCTTCAAACGTGTGGGTACTCAGCCTGGCAACAGAACGAGAGTATCCTGAATATTGGGCAATGAACAACTTTACCGTTTATAGCAATGGCGGATATGATGAAATTACGGGCAACCCCTATATAAAGCCAGCCAAGCAGTGGGCTGCCAACCTGATATGGGTGCTGAAAAACAAACATCAATTTGTGGCTTTTTTCAATCATGTGGACAACTATTTTGTACAGACACCCTACATGCGTCCCGATCAACTCGTAAAAACTTACAAGGTTTTGAATTTGAACTATCAGCAGCAAGCAGGACTTCAGGCTGTATTGTCACACAAGTTTGGCTCTTGGCTCGATTCCCGTCTCACGCTCACAGGCGTGTGGATGCGTGAGAAGTGTGACGACTACTACGACATTCCGTTCGATCGCTCAATAATCATGGGGATAGCCAAGATGAGCAATGTTGTGACCCTTAGCTCCAAGCATGGCTTGACAATGACAGTCGACGGCATGGTGCGCAGCAAGGCACACCAGGCAATCTACGACATGCCAGGGTCAGGCAACCTCGACTTGGGAGTGAACTGGCAGTTTTGGCACAAGCGTGCCACCATTCATGTGTTTTGCAATGATGTTTTCAAGACATCGGCCATCAACCCTCACATAGATTACAAGGGGCAGTGGCTCCACATGAACTTCGGCTGTTATCGCCAGCTCGGCATTTCACTCACTGTAAAACTCGGTGGCTATAAGGCAAAAAAAGGAAAAACCGTCGACACGTCACGGTTCCGGAAATAG
- a CDS encoding DUF6048 family protein: protein MKFRLYMIAVVVLLTSFALEAQDAGQRHVTPVKPSTNKVLRPAKGTKEEVVQDYLSGDTAAARARLRRDSLKRVYPRYPKLTDVTVGVNILDPVLKLFGQKYCSFDVSATLNMWNRLQPVLELGLGYAKDRPDDMNFTYKGKLSPYVRLGANYNMMFKSDPRYQVVLGLRMGYSTFNYDITAIDYSNPYWGENYTFAIKDQSSHALWGEFLAGLRVNVWRNISAGWQVKYQGIFNYKKNSSSRPWYVPGFGPRDRRWGFSFSLYYTIPLQGDKWPKKQNKQPQQPATPGGTAIGEGK, encoded by the coding sequence ATGAAGTTCAGGCTCTATATGATTGCAGTCGTTGTGCTGCTCACCAGCTTTGCGCTCGAGGCACAGGACGCTGGCCAGCGCCACGTGACGCCGGTGAAACCCAGCACCAACAAGGTGCTGCGCCCCGCCAAGGGCACCAAGGAGGAGGTGGTGCAGGACTACCTGAGCGGCGACACGGCTGCCGCCCGTGCCCGGCTGCGCCGCGACTCGCTCAAGCGCGTGTATCCGCGCTACCCCAAGCTCACCGATGTGACGGTGGGGGTTAACATCCTCGACCCGGTGCTCAAGCTCTTTGGCCAGAAGTACTGTAGCTTCGACGTGAGTGCCACGCTCAACATGTGGAACCGCTTGCAGCCGGTGCTCGAGCTGGGACTGGGCTATGCCAAGGATAGGCCCGACGACATGAACTTTACCTACAAGGGCAAGCTCTCGCCCTATGTGCGCCTGGGGGCCAACTACAACATGATGTTTAAGAGCGACCCGCGCTACCAAGTGGTGCTGGGGCTGCGCATGGGCTACTCAACGTTCAACTACGACATCACGGCCATCGACTACTCCAATCCCTACTGGGGCGAGAACTACACCTTTGCCATCAAGGACCAAAGCAGCCATGCCTTGTGGGGCGAGTTCCTTGCTGGCCTGCGCGTGAACGTGTGGCGCAACATCTCGGCAGGGTGGCAAGTGAAGTACCAGGGCATATTCAACTACAAGAAAAACTCCAGTTCGCGCCCTTGGTATGTGCCCGGCTTCGGGCCGCGCGACCGCCGGTGGGGTTTCTCGTTCAGCCTCTACTACACCATCCCGCTGCAGGGCGACAAGTGGCCCAAAAAACAGAACAAACAGCCGCAGCAGCCTGCCACGCCTGGCGGCACGGCGATAGGTGAGGGCAAGTAG
- a CDS encoding DUF6452 family protein yields the protein MRYHKKSGLTSSLLTATLLAACIACMGSCTSDGCYDNGSAVPLAKFYNSGTGALATVDSLTVRGLGAPGDSVLAAGQSVSQLYLPLRSTVQQSQFVFSYKSSLAVAPDTVTLACQAVPTFVSRDCGAMFFFDISRVDYTTHRIDSVVVVYPHITNQDRTSIKIFMKN from the coding sequence ATGAGATATCACAAGAAATCGGGCTTGACCAGTAGCTTGCTTACTGCCACATTGCTGGCGGCCTGCATCGCGTGCATGGGCTCGTGCACGAGCGACGGCTGCTACGACAACGGCAGCGCCGTGCCGCTGGCCAAGTTCTACAACAGTGGCACGGGCGCCCTTGCCACGGTCGACAGCCTCACGGTGCGCGGCCTGGGTGCTCCAGGCGACAGCGTGCTGGCTGCCGGGCAAAGTGTGAGCCAGCTCTACCTGCCCCTGCGCTCTACGGTGCAGCAGTCGCAATTTGTGTTTTCCTACAAGAGCAGCCTCGCTGTTGCCCCCGACACGGTCACACTGGCCTGCCAGGCGGTGCCCACCTTTGTCTCGCGCGACTGCGGAGCCATGTTTTTCTTCGACATCTCACGCGTTGACTATACAACTCACCGCATCGACTCGGTGGTTGTCGTTTATCCCCACATCACCAACCAAGACCGCACGTCGATAAAAATCTTTATGAAAAATTGA
- a CDS encoding glycosyltransferase family 2 protein, producing MDISVVVPLYNEAESLPELAQWIERVMKENNFSYEVLMINDGSTDGSWQVIEQLHEKNKCIKGVCFRRNYGKSPALNTGFQRAQGDVVITMDADLQDSPDEIPGLYKMITQEGYDLVSGWKKKRYDPKSKTIPTKLFNATARWVSGIHNLHDFNCGLKAYRREVVKHIEVYADMHRYIPYLAKNAGFTRIGERVVHHQARKYGSSKFGLDRFVNGYLDLLTLWFLTKFGKKPMHFFGLMGSLMFLLGFVAVLVLLILKLYYLHTEHPFFVSDSLYFYIALTCMVLGTQLFMSGFLGELLIRHSSDRNHYEISQEIGLDQ from the coding sequence ATGGATATATCAGTAGTAGTTCCCTTGTACAATGAGGCCGAGTCGCTTCCCGAGCTGGCCCAGTGGATCGAGCGCGTGATGAAGGAAAACAACTTCAGCTACGAGGTGCTCATGATCAACGACGGCAGCACCGACGGCTCGTGGCAAGTGATAGAGCAGCTGCATGAGAAAAACAAGTGCATCAAGGGGGTGTGCTTCCGCCGCAACTACGGCAAGTCGCCTGCCCTGAACACGGGCTTCCAGCGTGCACAGGGCGACGTGGTCATCACCATGGACGCCGACTTGCAGGACAGCCCCGACGAGATCCCCGGCCTCTACAAGATGATCACCCAAGAAGGCTACGACCTGGTGAGCGGATGGAAAAAGAAACGCTACGACCCCAAGTCGAAGACCATACCCACCAAGCTCTTCAACGCCACGGCGCGCTGGGTGAGCGGCATCCACAACCTGCACGACTTCAACTGCGGGCTCAAGGCCTACCGCCGCGAGGTGGTGAAGCACATCGAGGTGTATGCCGACATGCACCGCTACATTCCCTACCTGGCCAAGAATGCAGGTTTCACCCGCATAGGCGAGCGGGTGGTGCACCACCAGGCCCGCAAGTATGGCTCGTCAAAGTTTGGCCTCGACCGCTTTGTGAACGGCTATCTCGACCTGCTCACGCTGTGGTTCCTCACCAAGTTTGGCAAGAAACCCATGCACTTCTTTGGGCTCATGGGCTCGCTCATGTTTCTGCTGGGCTTTGTGGCAGTGCTCGTGCTGCTCATCCTCAAGCTGTACTACTTGCACACCGAGCATCCCTTCTTTGTGAGCGACTCGCTCTACTTCTACATTGCGCTCACCTGCATGGTGCTGGGCACTCAGCTCTTCATGTCGGGCTTCCTGGGCGAACTCTTGATCAGGCATTCTTCCGACCGCAACCATTATGAGATATCACAAGAAATCGGGCTTGACCAGTAG
- a CDS encoding DUF4199 domain-containing protein → MAETYISLYRRAANDGVPMGIFMSVMAAALIYADRLPWLVVVVMAMLLMLPCMLYYFQRKMFVAEYGFTEYSGLWMLGILIMICASLITGLVTWAIFQFVRPGYFYEMAQRGIAFYNAAGDPQSRETAAMLTRVVSGNMLPRPIEMVFSAFWLWSFVGSLLSAVVALVVKKVPLGQQLDHRAE, encoded by the coding sequence ATGGCTGAAACCTACATAAGCTTGTATCGCCGTGCGGCCAACGACGGAGTGCCCATGGGTATCTTCATGAGTGTGATGGCTGCCGCCCTCATCTATGCCGACCGCCTGCCCTGGCTGGTGGTCGTGGTCATGGCCATGCTGCTCATGCTGCCGTGCATGCTCTACTACTTTCAACGCAAGATGTTTGTCGCCGAGTATGGCTTCACCGAGTATTCGGGTCTGTGGATGCTGGGCATCCTCATCATGATATGCGCCTCGCTCATCACCGGGCTGGTCACCTGGGCGATATTCCAATTTGTGCGGCCAGGCTACTTCTACGAGATGGCCCAGCGAGGCATAGCCTTCTACAACGCAGCGGGCGACCCGCAGTCGCGCGAGACGGCGGCCATGCTCACCCGTGTGGTGAGCGGCAACATGCTGCCGCGGCCCATCGAGATGGTGTTTTCGGCATTCTGGCTATGGTCGTTTGTGGGCAGCCTCTTGAGCGCCGTTGTGGCTTTGGTGGTCAAGAAGGTGCCGCTTGGGCAGCAACTGGACCACCGCGCCGAGTGA
- a CDS encoding DUF6935 domain-containing protein — MRKTIVATLACLLLAGGSAQAQLNVNRLVKKAKQAVASTASQVKTKVKDAVDDSGKPLSKVENAVATGIQKTKQAVMNVDETTVNGHSYTSLGDFKPEQYDRTATGCVSFSHVPTSYEECDSLYTRFLGTSAQGAASMMVMALAIYERDPALGERCIRLIATPQCAQQVLEACSSGLPAYQAAACLKGAGQANGYRPNTPYTVEFNASDRVNVKTGDSYTLYIDLNSKGWQEHRRTVAVCKTPHSLYKVQDCESLVAPCLKPQAGTSTAPLQ; from the coding sequence ATGAGAAAAACGATAGTCGCCACCCTGGCTTGCCTGCTGCTTGCAGGCGGATCGGCCCAAGCCCAGCTTAACGTCAACAGACTTGTTAAAAAAGCCAAGCAGGCCGTCGCCAGCACAGCCTCGCAAGTCAAGACCAAAGTGAAAGACGCCGTCGACGACAGCGGCAAGCCACTGAGCAAGGTGGAAAACGCCGTGGCCACTGGCATACAGAAGACCAAGCAGGCGGTAATGAACGTTGACGAGACCACCGTCAACGGCCACAGCTACACCTCGCTGGGCGACTTCAAGCCCGAGCAGTACGACCGCACAGCCACGGGATGCGTGAGCTTCAGCCACGTGCCCACAAGCTACGAGGAGTGCGACAGCCTCTACACCCGTTTTCTGGGCACAAGTGCCCAGGGTGCGGCAAGCATGATGGTGATGGCCCTGGCCATCTACGAGCGCGACCCAGCACTGGGCGAGAGATGCATCAGGCTCATCGCCACGCCGCAATGCGCACAGCAGGTGCTCGAGGCTTGCTCAAGCGGCCTGCCGGCCTACCAGGCGGCAGCCTGCCTCAAGGGCGCCGGTCAGGCCAACGGCTACCGGCCAAACACCCCCTACACTGTAGAGTTCAACGCCAGCGACCGCGTGAATGTGAAGACGGGCGACAGCTACACGCTCTATATCGACCTCAACAGCAAGGGCTGGCAAGAGCACCGGCGCACGGTTGCAGTGTGCAAAACTCCCCACAGCCTCTACAAGGTACAGGATTGTGAATCGCTTGTCGCTCCCTGCCTCAAGCCCCAGGCCGGCACGAGCACGGCGCCGTTGCAGTGA